GCGGGATTACCCTGGCACAAAACCCCAAAACCGCTGAGTTCGCTTTAATGCCACAGGCTGCGATTGAGACCGGCGCAGTCGATTTTATCCTGACTATTGATGAAATCGCGGCATTTATTTTAGAAAAAAACAAATCACACAACTAAAAGTTCGATCAGGCAGATACATGTATAAACAAAAAATCCTTATTGTTGATGATATCGAATCCAATTTAATATCGCTCGAAAAAGTTCTCCATGAATTGGATGTAACTATAATCAGAGCCCGAAGTGGAAATGATGCTCTCATCGCAATTTTAAATCATGAATTTGCACTCGCGATCGTCGATGTTCAAATGCCGGGAATGGACGGATATGAACTCGTTGAGTATATCAGAGGTGAAGAGAAAACAGCAAGTCTCCCGGTAATTTTTCTCTCTGCCGTCTATTCGGATGAGTATCATGTATTTAAGGGATATGAGTCGGGTGCTGTGGATTTTGTTACGAAACCCTTTAATCCATTCTTCCTGACAACCAAAGTGAGAATATTCCTCGATCTCGATAAAAAGCGATATGAGCTTCTTGAAAAGATTGAACTCGAGAAATCGAAGAATTACCTCGAGAGTGTACTCAGTTCAATCAACGATTCGTTGATCGTTATCGATATGGATTCTGCCATCACCAATGTCAATACCTCGGCAATACAAATTCTGGGATACTCCGAGACTGAACTTAAATCAATGAAGATTAACCGGCTGTTCGATTTCGATTTCTTTGCCGGTTGGAAAAATCACCTTGTGGAAGACGGCAATCCGTTCTTTCCCAAAACAGAAATGGAAATAGTGAAGAAAGGCGGGGAGAAGCTACCCGTTGTTATTTCCGGCTCACCCCTCTTCGAGAATGGCAACAAACTTAAAGGATTCGTTCTCGTTGCTTTCGATATTTCTGAAAGGAAACTCTACGAGGGGGCAATTCTTGCGGCAAAACTTAAAGCTGAAGAGATAAGCAAAATAAAATCCTCCTTTCTTGCTAATATGAGCCATGAGATCAGAACTCCGCTCACCGGCATTGTTGGATACGCCGAACTCTTGAAGCAGGAAAGATTATCCGACTACCAGCAGTCTCTTATAGACAAAATCTACTCTTCGGGAAAAAGACTGGGAAACACTCTGAATTCCATCCTCGATCTTTCCAAAATTGAGAA
The Ignavibacteria bacterium DNA segment above includes these coding regions:
- a CDS encoding response regulator; translated protein: MYKQKILIVDDIESNLISLEKVLHELDVTIIRARSGNDALIAILNHEFALAIVDVQMPGMDGYELVEYIRGEEKTASLPVIFLSAVYSDEYHVFKGYESGAVDFVTKPFNPFFLTTKVRIFLDLDKKRYELLEKIELEKSKNYLESVLSSINDSLIVIDMDSAITNVNTSAIQILGYSETELKSMKINRLFDFDFFAGWKNHLVEDGNPFFPKTEMEIVKKGGEKLPVVISGSPLFENGNKLKGFVLVAFDISERKLYEGAILAAKLKAEEISKIKSSFLANMSHEIRTPLTGIVGYAELLKQERLSDYQQSLIDKIYSSGKRLGNTLNSILDLSKIENSIQKLELKKCNLKLLAERVFNSNKNVANEKSLRFTLICNASDTSVLIDDHLFEEILLHLLDNAFKFTQRGEITVKIENEKSDGSSWVSVSVIDTGIGIKAEELEIIWDEFRQASEGLNRGFQGLGLGLTISKKFTEIMNGKISVSSTFGEGSVFTLKFPVSEDAAEQVPQSKMPSKTTASIPGDNVIRTALPRLLYVEDEPMNQDLITLFLRNRCDIDCASSGEIALKMAQEKQYDGFLMDINLGPGISGIEVTRRLREMSHYQDAPVIAITALALAGDKETFLEEGCSHYLAKPFRKDELLTLIKSIFPNGS